In Gordonia sp. SL306, the genomic window TGCACGTCGGCCATCCCTTGGGCTTCATCGCCAGCGATGTGTTCGCGCGGTACCAGCGGATGACCGGCAAGAACGTACTGCACACGATGGGCTTCGACGCCTTCGGGCTGCCGGCCGAGCAGTACGCGGTCCAGACCGGCACGCACCCGCGGACCACCACCGAGGCCAACATCGAGCGCTACCTGGGCCAGATCCGCCGGTTGGGTCTGGGACATGACGAGCGCCGTCGCGTCGCGACGACCGACGTCGAGTTCTATCGGTGGACGCAGTGGATCTTCCTGCAGATCTACAACGCCTGGTACGACACCGACCAGCGCAAGGCGCGTCGGATCGTCGAACTGATCGACGAGTTCGATTCGGGCGAGCGTGAAGTCGGGGACGGCCGGCAGTGGTCGTCGTTGACCCAGGCGGAGCGGAACAGTGTGATCGACTCGTACCGCCTTGTCTACGAGAGTGATTCGCTGGTCAACTGGTGCCCCGGACTGGGTACGGTGCTGGCCAACGAGGAGGTCACCGCCGACGGCCGCAGCGATCGCGGCAACTTCCCGGTGTTCCGCAAGCACCTGCGGCAGTGGATGATGCGCATCACCGCGTACTCGGATCGCCTGCTCGATGACCTGGACCTGCTCGACTGGCCGGACAAGGTCAAGACCATGCAACGCAACTGGATCGGCCGGTCCCGGGGCGCGCAGGTGACGTTTGCGGCCGGCGACCACGCCGTCGAGGTGTTCACGACCCGACCCGACACGCTGTTCGGCGCCACCTACATGGTGCTCGCGCCCGAGCACGAGCTGGTCGACACCCTGACTGCCGACGCCTGGCCGGCTGGCACCGACGATCGCTGGACCGGCGGTGCGCCGAGCCCGGCCGAAGCGGTGAAGAGTTATCGCGCCGGGATCGCGGCGAAGTCGGATCTCGAGCGTCAGGAGAACAAGGAGAAGACCGGCGTCTTCACCGGCGCTTTCGCGACGAATCCGGTGAACGGCGAACAGATCCCGGTGTTCATCGCCGACTACGTGCTGATGGGCTACGGCACTGGAGCCATCATGGCGGTGCCCGCACACGACACCCGCGACTACGAGTTCGCGACGGTGTTCGGCCTGCCGATCCGTGAGGTCATCGGCTCTGAACAGGGCATCGAGACCGACGCTTTCATCGGGGACGGTCCCGCGGTGAACTCCGGCTTCCTCGACGGCCTGCAGGTCGACGATGCCAAGGCCGCGATCGTCGAGTGGTTGGAGCAGCAGGGGACCGGTCGGGGCACCATCCAGTACAAGCTCCGCGACTGGCTGTTCGCCCGGCAGCGCTACTGGGGTGAGCCCTTCCCGATCGTCTACGACGAGGATGGCAACGCGCATGCGCTGCCGGAATCGATGCTGCCCGTGGAGCTTCCGGAGGTCGACGACTACGCGCCGGTGTCGTTCGATCCCGACGACGAGCACAGTGAACCGTCGCCACCGCTGGCCAAGGCCACCGACTGGATGACCGTCGA contains:
- the leuS gene encoding leucine--tRNA ligase; protein product: MTSADSARIASTAPDAGLPGHRYTAELAGEIEARWQRHWADQHAYEAPNPVGPLAGDLAAFGGTGADAEPKVFIQDMFPYPSGSGLHVGHPLGFIASDVFARYQRMTGKNVLHTMGFDAFGLPAEQYAVQTGTHPRTTTEANIERYLGQIRRLGLGHDERRRVATTDVEFYRWTQWIFLQIYNAWYDTDQRKARRIVELIDEFDSGEREVGDGRQWSSLTQAERNSVIDSYRLVYESDSLVNWCPGLGTVLANEEVTADGRSDRGNFPVFRKHLRQWMMRITAYSDRLLDDLDLLDWPDKVKTMQRNWIGRSRGAQVTFAAGDHAVEVFTTRPDTLFGATYMVLAPEHELVDTLTADAWPAGTDDRWTGGAPSPAEAVKSYRAGIAAKSDLERQENKEKTGVFTGAFATNPVNGEQIPVFIADYVLMGYGTGAIMAVPAHDTRDYEFATVFGLPIREVIGSEQGIETDAFIGDGPAVNSGFLDGLQVDDAKAAIVEWLEQQGTGRGTIQYKLRDWLFARQRYWGEPFPIVYDEDGNAHALPESMLPVELPEVDDYAPVSFDPDDEHSEPSPPLAKATDWMTVELDLGDGVKTYTRDANVMPQWAGSSWYQLRYIDPTNEDTFCAKENEAYWMGPRPAEYGPDDPGGLDLYIGGVEHAVLHLLYSRFWHKVLFDLGYVTSREPYRKLFNQGMIQAYAYTDARGIYVPADEVTERDGEYFYNGEPVTQEYGKMGKSLKNSVAPDDICRDYGADTLRVYEMFMGPLDQSRPWATKDVVGSQRFLQRIWRLVVDEEAGSVRCTDAELDDDTKRLLHKTIAGVREDYAELRNNTAVAKLTVLTNHLTKNFEKSGAPRAAVEPLVVMLAPLAPHVAEELWHRLGHQTLLARGPFPEADEKWLVEDTIEIPIQVKGKVRSRIIVAADADEATVRAAALADEKITPLLDGEPRKVIVVPGRMVNVVP